The following is a genomic window from Bacteroidales bacterium.
TGGAGGCCCTTCAGCGTGAATGGGAAGAAAACAATCTCCGGAAGTATGTTAAGCTTATTGCTGCGCAGGAACATGGAACAAAGAGCGAGCATCTGGCATATGCTGCAAAAGGCAAATACAACGACAATAAGATACTCATGATTGGAGATGCTAAAGGAGATCTGGATGCTGCTAAAGCTAACGGGATCCATTTCTTCCCGGTCATTCCGGGGAGAGAGGACAAATCATGGGAGGTTTTTAATAATGTAGCGCTAAACAGGTTTCTCACCGATACCTACTGCGGTAAATTTGAAGATGACCTGATAAAGGAATTTATGAAAGCGTTACCTGATAAACTTTAATGATTTTTTTTACAATCCGGCTAAAGGCTTTTGCATGATAAAACTAAAGTAGATCATGTTTCCGCTTTCAAACTGCTTATAGACTACCGAGTTTTTAACGCCGGCAAATTCACGGAACTGCTTGATAAAAGGCTTTGGAACATTTTCCGATATTGTTTTCATACGGCGGTCATGATCCTCATCCAGTGCCTTTATTACATTTTGTGTGATATCTCTTTTCCTTATTACATTAAGCCCCGATTCAGATAATTGCTTCTCAAGTTCAGGAATTTCATACGGCTCCCTGAAATCAGTATATAAAAAATGGCCGCCGGGTTTGAGAACCTTGTTTACACCAGCCAGAAACTTCTCCATAGAATCATAACAGTGTGATGATTCTACATTTATAACAGCATCGAATGAACCAGATCCGAATGGAAGGTTCTCAGCATCACCCTCAACAAATTTGAGACCTTCAGTATGATGGTTCTTTTTGCAAAGTTTTACAGCTGCACTTGAATAATCCAATCCAACCATCTGATCAGGCTTGTGATACTTCTTAATCATAGAAGCGCCTCCTCCACGTCCGCTTCCAACTTCCAGGATAGTCTTGTTTTCAAGTTCGATTTCAGCTGCCAGGTGAT
Proteins encoded in this region:
- a CDS encoding methyltransferase domain-containing protein gives rise to the protein MGRFIKQEQWTYMNYGYAHINGEDRFADLDSIDEVQRLSYQLYNHLAAEIELENKTILEVGSGRGGGASMIKKYHKPDQMVGLDYSSAAVKLCKKNHHTEGLKFVEGDAENLPFGSGSFDAVINVESSHCYDSMEKFLAGVNKVLKPGGHFLYTDFREPYEIPELEKQLSESGLNVIRKRDITQNVIKALDEDHDRRMKTISENVPKPFIKQFREFAGVKNSVVYKQFESGNMIYFSFIMQKPLAGL